The following coding sequences are from one Epilithonimonas vandammei window:
- a CDS encoding AMP-dependent synthetase/ligase has protein sequence MEVKRIFDIPYYSKAHFEKDDFVCDKRNGKWEKISTDEYIRITNQLSRALIKYGIKKGDRIALITSTNRVEWCFFDQAALQIGAVTVPIYPSISSEDCVYNLENSGSKICFVSDEKLFDKINTIKSQLPELKDIFTFDDVKDATNWKELLESGKETDNQQEVETIKDSISEDDLVSIIYTSGTTGKPKGVMLTHKNIVSDVLGCEDRIPHKDSKNKGLSFLPLCHVYERMIIYLFTTNGISIYFAESNEKLSENLKEIKPQYMTVVPRMVEKVYDAIYKRGTEAGGLKSKIFLWSIKVAEKYKIGDSKSLAHIIADKLVFSKWREGLGGNIITLVSGSAALSKRLNTMFHAAGIPILEGYGLTETSPVIAVNSFEHIKIGSVGRPIKNIDVKIQEDGEITVKGPTVTQGYYKDEKQTKEAFTEDGYFKTGDIGILDKDNFLFITDRKKEMFKTSGGKYVAPQVIENLAKASQFIEQIMVVGDGEKMPTALVQPDFEFAKSWASKNNINIGVSPTEIANSKELKAEIEKEISKINVHLGKWEQVKKIELTPVIWTEDNGLLTPTLKLKRKAIKEHFIKLYEKLYDR, from the coding sequence ATGGAAGTAAAAAGGATTTTTGATATTCCGTATTATTCGAAAGCACATTTCGAGAAAGATGATTTTGTATGCGACAAAAGAAATGGAAAATGGGAAAAAATATCTACGGATGAATACATCAGGATTACCAACCAACTGTCCCGGGCACTTATAAAATATGGCATAAAAAAAGGAGACAGAATCGCGCTCATCACATCCACAAACAGAGTTGAATGGTGTTTTTTTGATCAAGCGGCGCTACAAATTGGTGCTGTCACAGTTCCTATTTATCCTTCGATATCTTCCGAAGACTGCGTGTACAATCTGGAAAACTCTGGCTCAAAAATCTGTTTCGTTTCGGATGAAAAATTATTTGACAAAATCAATACAATAAAAAGCCAACTTCCTGAACTGAAAGATATCTTTACATTCGATGATGTGAAGGATGCTACAAACTGGAAAGAATTATTAGAATCTGGCAAAGAAACCGATAATCAGCAGGAAGTGGAAACCATAAAAGATTCGATATCAGAAGATGATCTGGTGTCCATTATCTACACTTCCGGAACCACAGGAAAGCCAAAAGGTGTCATGCTTACACACAAAAACATTGTATCTGATGTGTTAGGCTGCGAAGATAGAATTCCTCATAAAGATTCCAAAAACAAAGGACTTAGTTTTCTTCCGCTTTGCCATGTTTATGAAAGAATGATTATTTATCTTTTTACCACGAATGGAATTTCTATCTATTTTGCAGAAAGCAACGAGAAACTAAGTGAAAACCTGAAGGAGATAAAACCACAATATATGACGGTGGTTCCGAGAATGGTAGAAAAAGTTTATGACGCAATCTACAAACGCGGAACGGAAGCTGGAGGCCTAAAATCTAAAATATTTTTATGGTCAATTAAAGTAGCTGAAAAATATAAAATTGGTGATTCTAAATCATTGGCTCACATTATAGCGGATAAATTGGTTTTCAGCAAATGGAGAGAAGGTTTGGGTGGCAATATTATTACATTGGTTTCCGGGTCTGCTGCATTATCAAAACGTCTTAACACGATGTTTCATGCTGCGGGAATTCCTATTCTGGAAGGTTATGGACTAACCGAGACCTCGCCTGTAATTGCTGTAAACAGCTTTGAGCATATCAAAATAGGGTCTGTTGGAAGACCTATAAAAAATATTGATGTAAAAATACAGGAAGACGGCGAAATTACTGTAAAAGGACCAACCGTAACACAAGGCTATTACAAAGACGAAAAGCAAACAAAAGAAGCTTTTACGGAAGATGGCTATTTCAAAACTGGCGACATTGGGATATTGGATAAAGATAATTTTCTCTTCATCACAGACCGTAAAAAAGAAATGTTCAAAACTTCCGGAGGAAAATATGTCGCGCCTCAGGTCATTGAAAACCTGGCAAAAGCATCGCAGTTCATTGAGCAGATTATGGTTGTAGGTGATGGTGAGAAGATGCCTACGGCTTTGGTTCAGCCAGATTTTGAATTCGCTAAAAGCTGGGCTTCAAAAAATAATATCAATATCGGAGTTTCACCTACAGAAATTGCCAATTCTAAAGAGCTGAAAGCTGAAATAGAAAAAGAAATTTCTAAAATAAATGTCCATCTCGGAAAATGGGAACAGGTCAAAAAAATTGAATTGACTCCAGTAATATGGACTGAAGATAATGGTTTACTAACGCCTACCTTGAAATTGAAAAGGAAAGCTATCAAGGAACATTTTATCAAATTATATGAAAAACTTTATGACAGATAA
- a CDS encoding MarC family protein, giving the protein MEFLEQFSVKETMTAFMVLFAVIDILGSVPVIVSLRQKFGRIESEKAAIVAGLLMISFLFIGNNILKFIGVDVNSFAIAGAFVIFIIAIEMILGIEIHKTNQAQAASIVPIAFPLIAGAGTLTTTLSLRAEYHDINIICGIVLNTILVYVVLKLAPWIERKMGEGSLQVLQKVFGIVLLAISIKLFTANFAQLFQNYIHF; this is encoded by the coding sequence ATGGAGTTTTTAGAACAATTTTCTGTCAAGGAAACAATGACCGCATTTATGGTTTTATTTGCTGTTATTGATATTCTTGGATCTGTGCCTGTCATAGTTTCGCTGAGACAAAAGTTCGGAAGAATTGAGTCTGAGAAAGCAGCAATAGTTGCAGGATTGTTAATGATTTCATTTTTATTTATAGGAAATAATATACTTAAATTTATTGGTGTGGATGTCAATTCATTTGCGATAGCTGGTGCCTTTGTTATTTTCATCATTGCCATAGAAATGATTCTCGGAATAGAAATTCATAAAACAAATCAGGCCCAGGCCGCTTCTATTGTGCCCATTGCATTTCCGCTTATTGCTGGTGCAGGAACATTGACGACCACATTATCACTAAGAGCAGAATATCACGATATCAATATCATTTGTGGTATTGTACTTAACACGATTCTTGTCTATGTCGTTTTGAAACTTGCGCCTTGGATTGAGCGAAAAATGGGTGAAGGTTCTTTGCAGGTTTTACAAAAAGTTTTCGGAATTGTGCTTTTGGCTATCTCTATTAAATTATTTACTGCTAACTTTGCACAACTGTTTCAAAATTATATTCATTTCTAA
- a CDS encoding BatD family protein, with protein MIKKSLYILSILASYFSFAQVNLYSEVNTKEARVNNPFVFTVVLEIFGEDLIQETPIKLPDFSKFDYAVSSEQSTFIDPVKKIRINQIVCQISLDPKEAGNLRVGSALVKVNGKIYKTEPIDINVKEADKKPLASNTTSAAKNMYVNMQVSDRDVYKNEPIIGVIKAYSKNIAGFRHLEPARFEPAKNFAIRSIANFDESIEESDNDFSSQVVAMFVIVPKVAGIMEIPHAEVPFRNHKSELISNKVKINVKKLPDGAPMHYKNAVGKYDFKVDFVDKGKENFEINKAFNISVKVSGTGNLSPSILPKILPSSEYEFFEPKIINNSIPTSEGIEGEVQAQYVIIPKKRGDIRILTEDFSYFDPKEEKYVEVGQKFLMLNAVTPQDIANSKSTLQKVNEYTNNVLDKVDSQVINTQKLKINEHKSVNWSGILGNMIIVFLGGSIFIYFFRKYREKKRLQVAKAKIRKQPIINIEETEALLRKKTDFDTNSYLSYMGRMLEQDNQSRFFEGFESLKSDADQYCLNHYSSDFAGYLRSKAGSSLYEKYNTMLTMISIEKYSPFSSKEKLQDIFREIEGVYKQL; from the coding sequence ATGATAAAAAAAAGTTTATACATATTATCTATTCTGGCATCGTATTTTTCGTTTGCCCAGGTTAATCTTTACTCGGAAGTGAATACAAAGGAGGCCCGGGTCAATAATCCTTTTGTTTTTACTGTTGTACTGGAGATTTTCGGTGAAGACCTGATTCAAGAAACTCCAATCAAACTTCCTGACTTTTCAAAATTTGATTATGCCGTGTCTTCTGAGCAAAGCACGTTCATAGATCCTGTCAAAAAAATCAGGATTAACCAGATCGTTTGTCAGATCTCTCTGGATCCAAAAGAGGCTGGAAATCTCCGTGTAGGTTCTGCGCTGGTGAAGGTGAATGGTAAGATTTATAAAACGGAACCTATTGATATCAACGTAAAGGAAGCCGATAAAAAGCCGCTTGCCAGCAATACAACAAGCGCTGCCAAAAATATGTATGTGAATATGCAGGTTTCTGACAGAGATGTCTATAAAAATGAGCCTATAATCGGTGTGATAAAGGCTTATTCGAAAAATATAGCTGGTTTCCGACATTTGGAACCTGCAAGATTCGAACCGGCAAAAAATTTCGCCATTAGATCGATTGCTAATTTTGATGAATCTATTGAAGAGTCAGATAATGATTTTTCTTCGCAGGTGGTTGCTATGTTTGTGATAGTGCCCAAAGTGGCAGGAATAATGGAAATTCCGCATGCAGAAGTACCTTTCAGGAATCATAAAAGCGAGTTGATTTCTAATAAAGTGAAAATCAATGTGAAGAAGCTTCCTGATGGTGCACCGATGCATTACAAGAATGCTGTTGGGAAATATGATTTTAAAGTCGATTTCGTGGACAAAGGGAAGGAAAATTTTGAAATCAATAAAGCTTTTAATATCAGTGTAAAAGTGAGTGGGACTGGTAATCTTTCCCCATCAATTTTGCCAAAAATCCTTCCTTCTTCAGAGTACGAATTTTTCGAACCAAAAATTATCAACAATTCTATCCCGACTTCAGAAGGTATAGAAGGAGAAGTTCAGGCGCAATATGTCATAATCCCTAAAAAACGTGGCGACATTAGGATATTAACCGAAGATTTTTCTTATTTTGATCCGAAAGAGGAAAAATATGTTGAAGTCGGACAAAAATTCCTAATGCTGAACGCCGTTACGCCGCAGGATATTGCCAATTCTAAATCAACTTTGCAAAAAGTCAATGAATATACCAATAATGTCTTGGATAAAGTAGATTCTCAAGTTATAAATACTCAGAAACTAAAAATTAATGAGCATAAAAGTGTCAATTGGTCTGGAATCCTTGGTAATATGATTATTGTTTTTCTGGGAGGGAGTATATTCATCTATTTTTTCAGAAAATACAGAGAAAAGAAAAGATTGCAGGTAGCCAAAGCAAAAATCCGTAAACAACCCATTATCAATATAGAAGAAACTGAAGCGCTTCTTAGAAAGAAGACAGATTTTGATACTAATTCTTATTTGAGCTATATGGGAAGAATGTTGGAACAGGACAATCAAAGCCGGTTTTTTGAAGGTTTTGAAAGCTTAAAGTCCGATGCAGATCAGTATTGTCTCAATCATTATTCGTCAGATTTTGCAGGATATCTGAGATCCAAAGCGGGAAGTAGTTTGTACGAAAAATACAATACTATGCTTACAATGATTAGTATTGAAAAATATTCTCCATTTTCTTCCAAAGAAAAACTGCAAGATATTTTTAGAGAAATCGAGGGTGTATATAAACAGCTTTAA
- a CDS encoding tetratricopeptide repeat protein, producing MDIRSFLTTLVFLFFTQFFVAQKSYNALVYEGNRKFDAKEYNAATGKYLEAISEKSGNYTAHYNLGNSLYKSKKYEEASAEYQKSIGLTKSKYEKAAALYNLGNVSMQSNNPEKAADFYKQSLKQDPYNEAVRKNYEIAKLKDKEKKEQQKQKNNGKGGGKDQKDQDQSGKGNQKKNDQNGQGDQQKGDSQGKPNQPKKQENKIPEEAENTILRDIENRERETARRILNKRANSMPQSNEKDW from the coding sequence ATGGATATTAGGTCGTTTCTAACCACATTGGTTTTTTTATTTTTCACACAGTTTTTTGTAGCTCAGAAGAGTTACAATGCGCTTGTTTATGAGGGTAATAGAAAATTTGATGCGAAGGAATATAATGCAGCAACAGGGAAGTATCTAGAAGCGATCTCTGAAAAAAGCGGAAATTACACAGCCCATTACAATTTGGGCAATTCACTTTATAAAAGTAAGAAGTACGAAGAAGCGTCTGCAGAGTATCAGAAATCTATTGGACTTACAAAAAGTAAATATGAGAAAGCCGCAGCATTGTACAATCTTGGAAATGTTTCAATGCAGTCTAATAATCCGGAAAAAGCAGCCGATTTTTACAAACAATCACTGAAACAAGATCCTTACAACGAGGCTGTACGCAAGAATTATGAAATCGCTAAGCTGAAGGATAAAGAAAAGAAAGAGCAACAAAAGCAGAAAAACAACGGCAAAGGAGGAGGAAAGGATCAGAAAGATCAGGACCAGTCTGGGAAAGGTAATCAGAAAAAGAACGATCAGAACGGACAAGGCGACCAGCAGAAAGGTGATAGCCAGGGAAAACCAAATCAGCCTAAAAAGCAAGAAAATAAAATACCTGAAGAGGCAGAAAACACAATATTGCGGGATATAGAAAACCGGGAACGGGAAACCGCAAGAAGAATTTTAAACAAAAGAGCCAATTCGATGCCGCAAAGCAACGAAAAGGACTGGTAA